AAGCAAGGTTCATTtcttttcttaaaaaataaaattaattggctCATAGTAAAACTCTCATTCATACCTTCATTAGCATATCAACTCTTGCCAGCAGCTGGGTGTTTATTGACAACCTACAGTACAACTTATCCCCTGGCTTGGCAACCAGTCTCTGGGCAAACTCCTGTTGAAACATTAGAACAGCACATCGGAAGAATGGTCTGTGGAGTAGCAACTTGAAAACTAAAGGAGAGCTGATCTGATATGGTATATTGGCAACACAGATATCAAAAAATGGcaattccatttttaaaacatCTCCAACCAATATTTGAAGGTTTGCTTGATATGGTGTGCCCTGAACACGCTTCTGAAGTTCTGCAACTAACCTAAAAAATTACAATGAAAAATAAACTtggtatttattatagttagagATAATCTAGGAAAAGTATTGTATACCTATATCATGAAATTAACATTTCAAAGCCAAtcttataacaaaaaaaaagttgcttAAAAATAACTACCTTGTATCAATTTCACATGCAATGACTTTCTTAACTCTGTCTAGCATCTTTATTGTCATGTTACCAGTACCAGGTCCAATCTCAAGAGCAACATCTGTTGGCCTTAACCCAGCTTTATCTAACATTGATGTTATAATGAGAGGGTTCTTCAATATATGTTGGCCGAAATCTTTATTAAACTGGATTCCTAGAATAAATACATTAGGGAAAATAAAATTTGGAGAAATACAACCACCTTCATAACCTATAAAGATATTACAAACCTTGCTTAGCAACTTCATTATGAATCCTAGATTTCTTCTCAGCTTTAATTTTTGGCATTTtagtaataatttacaatacaaattaattaatttttaaaacaaggtaaacaaaacaaatatttctattttttgacGCTTGACCAAAAAGAAATTGGCTTGACGTTGACACTGACAGTTAACaccaattataaaaaaaagtatgtaaAACTTTTACTCTGTGCACCAAATTTTTGTTTGAgctggctttacggctctggattctagtcTTTTTGAATTGACACCACAGGctaggtacattttttaaaacTCATTTTACGGCTCTAGGTTCTAGTTCTAGGGTTACTCAGTCTACAATCCAGGTACCTGTTCCTGGATGGATACCAAATGCATGTCAATCATCTAGGGTTAGGACGACGAGTGGACGAGATATTAGTCGataccatagattatctactatattactagtagagatagatgtgcgacttaagatttatttttcaaagttacgcgtgtgctcacatctagagggcactaatagcgcgctaggcgtgcgagagcgcgaaaatttaaatgctatttataaaagtactttactagcacattttatatttttgaacatgttttaaaaaaatatcaataattccattaacgtttgtttaaaacatgtttaaaaatatataatacaagactgactctttaagatactaaattataaaacactatacctagaaataaaaaggttttaaggttttataaagtattttattttcataaattcgtaactaggtacataaaatacatacccaaattcaagacccacgagattggtatcgctcaaatccaaaatttttggttatttacttttcgtaactttcatattactaccacaactggtgtatttcaacgatcttcaaactggtgattgcaaatttgacaattcgtaactaggtatatacactcggcgtcaaaaaaatcgcacctttcaaaacatctacttcaaacaattttaaaccttatttgacatcaataatgagggtcatgttgggtatcatttgaaaggggatgaaatggagagcacaaaaacaattcaattaattatttttcttttattggaacagcacaaaaaaagaagtttatgaaacagtaaaaatccttaattaagccttaatttaaaacagattaattatacaaaaaagaatacaaaaaatgatcttaaaaataatctaaaatctagtgttacccccccttgccctgatgacggcttccatacgatccctcatggatcttatcaattttaaaatgtcttcttgAGGGATAGTGTTCCATTCCTCAATAACAGTATCTTTAAGTTCCTGGAGAGTCGTAGGAGCGGGATCACGAGACCGAACCTTGCGTTTTAAATGGTCCCATAGGTGCTCAATCGGGTTCAGGTCTGGACTTCTTGCTGGCCAGTGCATGACAGAGATCCCAACCTCTTGAAGGTACTCGCGCACAATAATTGCAGTGTGAGCGCGAGCGTTGTCGTGCATCAACATGAACCCCTCGCCAACAAAACTGGCATAGGGGACCACATGTTCTTCCAGGATCTCTGTGATGTACCGGTGAGCAGTCAGTGACCCTTGCCCGCGAGCACCTCGAGCCCGGGAGACGCAAACAAGGTCGGTTTTGCCGTCGGCAGACATGCCGCCCCAGAACATACAAGAACCGCCTCCATATTCCACCGTCTCCTGGATGCAGGCTTGGGCGAATCGTTCACCCTGTCTTCTGTACACTCTTTTGCGTCTGTCGTTGCAGAAAAGGCACACTCTCGTCTCGTCTGAGAAGAGAACAGCTTTCCATTGTTCGAGGGTCCAATTGACGTGTTCGCGAGCGAATTGCAAGCGGGCTCGCCGATGCTCTGCGGTCAATTTGGGACCCGTAGCAGCTTTTCGCGGCGCTATTTTCTTCTCCCTCAGTCTTCGTCTAACCGTAGACACACTCACAGTTCTTCTGTTAGTTGTCTGGAGCTGCTGTCGCAACTCAACAGCATTTAAGAACCGATTTCTCAAAGACGTCACTACGATGAATCGGTCGTCTCTCTCCGAGGTGCAGCGACGTCTACCAGACCCATGTCTTCGGACGAAGCCACCGGTCTCCAGGAAACGCTGGTACACTCTTCGAACCGAAAAACGGCTCAAGTTGAGTTGCCGAGCGACATCACACTGCCGCATGCCTGATTGCAGTAGTGCAATCACTTGGGCGGCCTCATCAATAGTGGTATCCATCTTCAAAGGTATTTTTCTTGGGAATGAGCTTCTCGTGTGTCCACTTCAACGGTTAGATAGCGAATGACCCCGATTGTACCTGTATTgaccattttatacctacaaaaggtagcgcaactagcggctgtcttaagaagcaaaattgtaagtgttttcttcttctttttttgtgctcttccagtaaaagaaaaataatcaattgaattgtttttgtgctctccatttcatcccctttcaaatgatacccaacatgaccctcattattgatgtcaaataaggtttaaaattgtttgaagtagattttttgaaaggtgcgatttttttgacgccgagtgtatttcatcatcagtcttgctttctaaatgttgtcctactatctcttttcattgtttaaatggtttcatagagaggagtagccaggttttggaaagccatgcaaacatctgaaaaaatagtaacataaaatatgcattagtctatacttacttattgtacttaattagttgatagttgatacctataatataaaaataacttagtcaataaagttcaaaagaaatgttgtaagtacacttaattacaaaacaaaaaaattacagaattagtaggtagttaataatccacagaaatattataaatgcataagtgtgtcaacctgtctgtatgccagctttttacagtaaatttgtgtaaccgtatatgatgaaagttagtacagagatagcttgcatccaggtaaggacatggGCTTCTTTTGTCTtggaaaaatcaaacagttcccatgggattctcaaaaaccctaaatccacgtagacaaagtggtggtcaggctatctctgtaccaaacagatgatctgtttggtacagagatagcttgcatcagacggttgtaacttgtaggccacttttatcccggaaaattggacttctcacgggatttctaaaatagttttttcgagcggacgaaatcgcaggaattatatacctagtatcatgataaaatacctaatgtcctaatggtgccttaatggtgcacagagtttgactcattaaagtaattttgagttagattacgagtgagctgattttatacttaccgaattagtcacatccagacacacatcgagatctccgtggcatttttctgcacaaatatattcacagaaaaatcatattttcacaaagcaaaaacaagtccgtaatccgtagccgtggtcagtcgttcaggcatgaatcgagtccgtaaatcaatccttagaatatagttatcgaggtggtgaaaggaaatacagactacagagtcctgttattaaagcagggtcagataaatttaacagaaatataaatatttactacagcacacgaaaacatgaaaagttggttataatcacagaggttataatttattaatgtcattaaaattacagcaatgtgcccgccatctgttgacgtcttttgtaaactgttatctatttgtttagccgtgctcgcgcttagatggcaccacaagcgaatttcaatttgagattttttaatgttctggagttgcacccctatggtcGATACTGATGACGGAATAcaaaatggtaggtacctattgtcaCAATACGCATACGGTTGAAACTATCTCTATGGGTTGAAAATTGACACGCTTACAAAGTTACCCGTGACGACAGTACAGTGCGACAGCAAAGAGAGCGCTGCTATACTGCTTGGTGCAGTGCGAGAAAGAATATTTCATAGAAATAAggagacacttgacggcaacgttagttccgattttcgccacgcgtcaaGATAGCCTTGTTGCACTCTACAGCATTTTGCTTCCTTTTTTAAACTGGTAACTGTTGGTAAAGTGGTGTAACTGGTAACTCAAAAATCGTCAAATTTTGGCATGGTTGATCTGTACAAGACCGAATAAAATATAGGCATTTTCGtagaattattatgaaaatggaGTGGAAACCTGAACAAGAAGGATTAAGACAAATACTTACACTTCTTAAGGAGTCCCAATCACCAAACACTGCTACACAAAGAGCAGTTCAACAAGTATCCTTTTACGATTTTCAACTTAACGGCGTGGATGTTTTTTGTGTAATTTACCCGCTTGGTGCTAAATTTGTATGTTAttgctttgttttatttcaataactagctttgtttatttatatatttcacTGATAAGTAGGAATTCGTTATATCCACGCTCCTAATAAAATCGATTTTTCCGACATGACAGTCATTGACAGCTTTCGATTTCCATAACAATGTTATCTCAGAAATTGGAAGAATTGAACAAGTATcctgattttaataattacctaatttttGTTTTGACAAAATTGGTGTCTGAGGAGGAGCCAACGAGGTCACTGAGTGGTTTGATTTTGAAGAACAATGTCAAAGCTCGTTACAATAGCTTTTTGCCAGAAGTGGCGGAGTTTATCAAGCGGGAGTGCTTGTCCGCCGTAGGAGACCCTTCACCATTGATCAGGGCAACAGTAGGCATTATTATCACAACCATCGCTAGTAAAGGAGAGCTAACATCTTGGCCAGAACTTCTACCAGCATTATGTTCAATGCTTGATTCTCAGGATTACAATGTGTGCGAGGTAAGAAATATATGTTTAATTTCTGTACACAAGTCAGTATTATTTGTGTCTTCTcacttaatatttataatgtgttaatccTCAATAACCTAtggttttatataatttatcttTAGGGAGCATTTGGAGCACTACAGAAAATTTGTGAAGATACAGCTGAGCTACTGGACAGTGATGCACTTAATAGACCTTTAAATGTGTTAATACCAAAATTCTTACAATTCTTTCGGCACTCGTCACCTAAGATAAGATGTCATGCAATTGCTTGTGTCAACTACTTCATTATGGGCCGAACACAGGCTCTGATGTTACATATTGATTCGTTTATAGAGGTAAGTAGTGGGCACccttcttttatttttaaggttaCAACAACGACTTTTATAAAATGCAGACCTTGGGATAATTTGAAGCGGATAGGACTCTGACACCTATCCTACTtttcttttatctaaatatgtaaaaggaaaaggtgactgactgactgatctatcaactcacagcttaaactactggactgatcaggctgaaatttggcgtgcagatatctattatgacgtagacatctgctaagaaaggatttttgaaaattcaacccgtaagggggtgaaataggggtttgaaatttgtgtagtctacgcgaacgatgtcgcgagcataagctagttctattaTAAATTGTTAAATTGAAATTTCTCTCAACCAAGTCTTTTGTATGTTTATCAATCAACAAGCTTCTATTTATGATCAGGAGGTGGATCGCCCAATAAACTCaatcttgataaatacataaaatataatttattattttaacagaaagaCACTTTTTCCAACAATAACGACAACTCAtaagtgacagacttacaaatatagaacgctattttattctttcttcactttagatgtaatgagtttacatacgagtatatcacgttctaatagCTTCACTCTCATAATActgtttttttttggttttttgtaGAACTTATTTCACTTAGCAGCAGACGAGGACCCAGATGTCAGGAAAAATGTGTGTCATGCCTTGGTATTGTTATTAGAAGTTCGTCTGGATAGACTCATACCACATTTACCAAGCATTATTGAGGTAattcaattttgaaaatattttatttgatttttataatttcttcacTGCCCTccttaaaataaaaccaatatttATTGGGTAGTCCGGCTCTATAATGTTCAAATCTTGAGAAGTAAgctacattatattttactagtcAAGCTACAAAGAACATTAGAAGATTTCTGTACTGTGGATTGCATTGAAAGTAATTAACAAGCCTCTATTTTTTAACTGGTCAAAAGATGgacagaaatttttaaaaactaaaaaatcatATAAgggatataaatattatagattatacTTACTATACAGATTTTGAAACAAGTTTATTATTTCTTTCAGTACATGTTACTGCGCACACAAGATCCTGAGGAAGGAGTAGCATTAGAGGCGTGTGAATTTTGGTTATCCCTTGCAGAACAAAATGTATGCAGAGAGGTAAGCATGTGTAATTCTAAATTACAATAAAGGGAGGGTGATGGATGTCAATGGGatcttattactaagcctctgctgtctgtccatctgtctgtctgtctgtctgtgtctgtctgttggtcggTCTGGATACTCCAATCTTCTCTATTCTCCAAAAGACATCAATATCTTGGGAATGAAACTCCATATGATTTTCTTTCCTATTCGCGGGTTTAATTTTCTTGACATTTCGATCAATATTGGTCTCATaataaaaaactagatgatgcctgcaacttcatccatgtggatgtaggtttttgaaaatcctgtgggagcaCTTTGTTTTTCAGGATCAAAAAGTAGCCATAATTCATGGGatcagggatgcaagctatctcatagtaccaaatttcgttaaaaccCCCCAGAATATTTAACTTGTAAAGGGATGGCATCTCCAAAAAGactgctataagggttcctttttccgtttgaggtgaggtttcctaaaaaataaaattacaaaatattgtgTGTTTTTTAATGATTGGCCCTTGATGATTACTATGGGGTTAGAGGGTTGACTCCTTGTCTCATTCCTCGCGCATCTACTTGCTAGAGGGCTATTCTGTGTTGGTTGTGGCAGGTGCTGGGCCCGCGCCTGCCCGCGCTGCTGCCGGTGCTGGTGCGCGGCATGCGCTACTCGGAGATGGACGTTATCCTGCTTCGCGGCGACCGCGACGACGACGCCGACGACGCGGAGCCCGACCGCGAGTCTGACATCCGCCCGCGCTTCCATAAGCCACGTTCGCACACCATCAAACATAATGGTAAGGTTTATTGTGAAATCCTTGCACTCATTGGGCCACATTCCCACTGACTTAGGTTtgtcattttatttgtattctgatacaagttagcctttgactgctatctcacctcgtggtaagtgatgttgcagTCTAACATGGAAGAGGGTTCACTTgtatcagaattaaaaaaatcgagAACATATAAACTTTGAACATACAGAGTTGGGATGTTGCTATTATTTGCATTTATATCGGCCATTGCGGAGCTTCCGCATCGATTTGAACAtctgcatccgcatccgcaataATCAGTGCGGATGTTCATGCGATCAAAACAGATATAGCGAGGTCGCGAAATGAAAAAATAAGTGTAGTAGACGAGTGGTGCATGCTGTGGAAACGTGCTGATTGACCAATAGGAGTGAAGATTTCAAAAATTCACTTCCCTATCCCTAATAtgtacttttaaaatataaaataaaaaacgtgTCTCAGTTTAAAGATCAATCATGGTACATAGTACATAGATAAAATCTATTTAGAGatgttacaattattattaaactaaattaCATTATCTTTTAGCTGTTTTATGTACTTGACCTTTATAGCAACGTGACATGGAATCTAAGTTATTGCAAGATTATAAAATAGATCATTAAGTATATTACAATGTCACATATTATGgaaaatttaatgtttaaataAGTGTCTTTCTTTTGCTCATTTGTAAACACATATTTTGTTGTGTTTATTATTACTGCACTTGAGGTTAACAGATATTTATGTACTGAGTGCGCAAAGTTTAGTATTGTATTTGAGGTACAAAGGGCAGTGAACCTTTTTATCATACCCACAAGTCCACCATTTTGAAAAAACCTCGTTTCAGTGACCAGTGATATAATTAATGCGTAAATCGATAGACTAAGAGATTTCAATCAAAAAGTGTTCAGAAATGAAATGTAAGTGATATACTTTTTGAGATATATAAAgtcatagaaaaatatttttaatggcTTAGTTTTCTACAGTTTTAAACTCAAATATCTCAGAAAGTACATGCTTACGACATTTCATcaacttcagcggggaggggcaatgcacgcacaacagacggaaacgtttaagtgcggaaaccagcccagagcgaagaagaagaagaagacatttCATCACCGAATGCTTTCTGATTCTAATCACTTACCCGTCGATTGGCACATGTTGTACCACTGGCCGACGAAATgaggtttttcaaaatggcgaacTTGTAGGTATGCCAGGTTCCACCCCAAAAATGTTTAATACTCCTTGTCAGTGAGTATTGTAGAAAGCGTAGAGAGTTTAATgttcaattcaattaaattttgttttatggcGTGCGGCTGGAGTAAATGGGCgcaattactttaatttttatttaggaCGTGTTACATGCGCTTTTCAATACATGGCTTGGGTATTAAAGTGTGTCTATTGCAACTTGTAATTGTAACATAATAACTATTGTGTTATGAAATGAGATGCATTTGTGTATTGCGCCGCGCTCACTTTGCATGCGTTTTTGTACGAAATTTGATCGTGCGAACACGTTATCCAGTATCCAGCATCCAGTGTGAGCGTTAGTAGTTATAGGATTAGGATCATTCGTACCTTTTCGTACGTGTTCGCACTTGTTCGCAATTTCATACGACACCGTGGTGTTAGAACGAGATGGTGTCGTTGCAGCGGGCGCGGGCGACAGCAACATGTCGGGCGGCGGCGAGTCGGACGACGAGGAGGAGGGCGCGGATGACGACGGCTCGCTGTCGGACTGGAACCTGCGCAAGTGCAGCGCGGCCGCGCTCGACGTGCTGGCCAACGTGTTCGGCGCCGACCTGCTGCCCGTGCTCTTCCCCATCCTCAAGGAGACGCTGTTTCACGACGACTGGGTCATCAAGGAGTCGGGCATCTTGGCGCTGGGCGCGGTGGCGGACGGCTGCATGGGCGGCATGGTGCCGCAGCTGCCAGACCTGGTGCCGTACCTCGTGTGCTGCCTGGGCGAGCGCAAGGCGCTGGTGCGCGCCATCACCTGCTGGACTCTGTCGCGCTACTCGCACTGGATTGTGTCGCAGTCGCACGACCTCTACCTGCGCCCTGTCATGGCTGAGGTTTGTACCATTGTAGTAATAGTGAACCGGCTAGGGAGATTCGCGCACACTTGTCGTAAGAGGCGGAAAGTAGCGGCTCGAACCAAACAGGTGCCAAGCAGGAAGCCACGGAGGAAGAGCGAGATCTCAGTCGTGAATTATGACTAGCCCTTGAAGGGGCAGAATGCAAAGGTAAAAAGAATTTGTACGAAGCTAATAAGGCGCTCCAGAAAAACGTTAAGCCGTTGTTGCCGAATGTTTCTACTTTTATGGTGCTGACTGGTggctaataaaattattgtccaTTTTCAAATCATGATAATGTGTAACCTACAgaccttttttaaaaaaaacatgagtgGAATTTTATGTTTCTCTGAttgcaaaataaattaacaagACAGTGGATATGAACTAGCGTTTTAAGCTGCatacatttttaaatctaaaatttCTTTGGCTATTGTGTCCATCTGGATCAAATTGGCTTGTTTGGTTAGGTGCACAACTCGAAACCACCTTTCACAAATCACACAGAATACACGCGACCATTTGTTGTTACAGCTGTTAAAACGAGTGTTAGACAACAACAAGCGCGTGCAAGAGGCAGCGTGCTCGGCGTTTGCCACGCTGGAGGAAGAGGCTTGCACGGAGCTGGTGCCGTACTTGGGCCACATCCTGCAGACACTCGTGTCTGCCTTCAGCCGCTACCAGCACAAGAACTTGCTCATACTGTACGACGCGATCGGCACGCTGGCCGATTCCGTGGGCCACCATCTCAACAAGCAGGAGTACATCAACCTGCTGATGCCCCCCCTCATAACCAAATGGAATGTTTTGAAAGACGAGGACAAAGACCTTTTCCC
This genomic stretch from Maniola hyperantus chromosome 2, iAphHyp1.2, whole genome shotgun sequence harbors:
- the Tnpo gene encoding transportin-1 isoform X2; this translates as MKMEWKPEQEGLRQILTLLKESQSPNTATQRAVQQKLEELNKYPDFNNYLIFVLTKLVSEEEPTRSLSGLILKNNVKARYNSFLPEVAEFIKRECLSAVGDPSPLIRATVGIIITTIASKGELTSWPELLPALCSMLDSQDYNVCEGAFGALQKICEDTAELLDSDALNRPLNVLIPKFLQFFRHSSPKIRCHAIACVNYFIMGRTQALMLHIDSFIENLFHLAADEDPDVRKNVCHALVLLLEVRLDRLIPHLPSIIEYMLLRTQDPEEGVALEACEFWLSLAEQNVCREVLGPRLPALLPVLVRGMRYSEMDVILLRGDRDDDADDAEPDRESDIRPRFHKPRSHTIKHNAGAGDSNMSGGGESDDEEEGADDDGSLSDWNLRKCSAAALDVLANVFGADLLPVLFPILKETLFHDDWVIKESGILALGAVADGCMGGMVPQLPDLVPYLVCCLGERKALVRAITCWTLSRYSHWIVSQSHDLYLRPVMAELLKRVLDNNKRVQEAACSAFATLEEEACTELVPYLGHILQTLVSAFSRYQHKNLLILYDAIGTLADSVGHHLNKQEYINLLMPPLITKWNVLKDEDKDLFPLLECLSSVATALQSGFLPYCEPVFKRCVSLIEQTLNQNIANTQSPEQFEAPDKDFMIVALDLLSGLAEGLDGHINHLVLNSNLMQLLYQCMQDPMPEVRQSSFALLGDLTKACFQHVLPYIPEFLPILGMNLNPELISVCNNATWAIGEISIKLGPETSKYIPLVLNHLVEIINRPSTPKTLLENTGARRCATSATTTRRTRRSAACAR
- the Tnpo gene encoding transportin-1 isoform X1 translates to MKMEWKPEQEGLRQILTLLKESQSPNTATQRAVQQKLEELNKYPDFNNYLIFVLTKLVSEEEPTRSLSGLILKNNVKARYNSFLPEVAEFIKRECLSAVGDPSPLIRATVGIIITTIASKGELTSWPELLPALCSMLDSQDYNVCEGAFGALQKICEDTAELLDSDALNRPLNVLIPKFLQFFRHSSPKIRCHAIACVNYFIMGRTQALMLHIDSFIENLFHLAADEDPDVRKNVCHALVLLLEVRLDRLIPHLPSIIEYMLLRTQDPEEGVALEACEFWLSLAEQNVCREVLGPRLPALLPVLVRGMRYSEMDVILLRGDRDDDADDAEPDRESDIRPRFHKPRSHTIKHNAGAGDSNMSGGGESDDEEEGADDDGSLSDWNLRKCSAAALDVLANVFGADLLPVLFPILKETLFHDDWVIKESGILALGAVADGCMGGMVPQLPDLVPYLVCCLGERKALVRAITCWTLSRYSHWIVSQSHDLYLRPVMAELLKRVLDNNKRVQEAACSAFATLEEEACTELVPYLGHILQTLVSAFSRYQHKNLLILYDAIGTLADSVGHHLNKQEYINLLMPPLITKWNVLKDEDKDLFPLLECLSSVATALQSGFLPYCEPVFKRCVSLIEQTLNQNIANTQSPEQFEAPDKDFMIVALDLLSGLAEGLDGHINHLVLNSNLMQLLYQCMQDPMPEVRQSSFALLGDLTKACFQHVLPYIPEFLPILGMNLNPELISVCNNATWAIGEISIKLGPETSKYIPLVLNHLVEIINRPSTPKTLLENTAITIGRLGYVCPHDVAPVLHQFVRQWCTSLRNIRDNDEKDSAFRGMCQMIQVNPGGVVPDFMFFCDAVASWSHPKDDLKEMFTKILHGFKAQVGDENWRRFADQFPVQLSARLAAMCGI
- the LOC117993965 gene encoding probable dimethyladenosine transferase, with protein sequence MPKIKAEKKSRIHNEVAKQGIQFNKDFGQHILKNPLIITSMLDKAGLRPTDVALEIGPGTGNMTIKMLDRVKKVIACEIDTRLVAELQKRVQGTPYQANLQILVGDVLKMELPFFDICVANIPYQISSPLVFKLLLHRPFFRCAVLMFQQEFAQRLVAKPGDKLYCRLSINTQLLARVDMLMKVGKNNFRPPPKVESSVVRIEPRNPPPPINFVEWDGLTRIAFVRKNKTLSAAFKQNTTMAVLDKNYRVHCSLNNKEIPEDFDIKEKLQQILLQAEADQFRARTMDIDDFMKLLHAFNSEGIHFA